In Thalassotalea fonticola, a single genomic region encodes these proteins:
- a CDS encoding pilus assembly protein PilP: MRYLVLLSVFLLSACFDDLTDLHAHIDKVKASTPNKIEPMPPLTEFNHFDYSAFALRSPFVAPKPEAIQEKMQQMSDCLHPDPRRRKQPLEKFALESLNMRGTLGEEGIIWALVEAADSTLHRVSIGSYLGLYNGRITNVGQEEIIIVELIPDGAGCWVERETTVSMVEPDQEG, translated from the coding sequence ATGCGTTATTTAGTTTTACTTTCAGTATTTTTATTATCAGCCTGTTTTGATGACTTAACAGACTTGCACGCCCATATTGATAAAGTGAAGGCATCAACACCAAATAAAATTGAGCCAATGCCACCGTTAACCGAGTTTAATCACTTTGATTACTCGGCATTTGCATTGCGCAGCCCGTTTGTTGCTCCAAAACCTGAAGCAATTCAGGAAAAAATGCAACAAATGTCAGATTGTTTACACCCGGATCCACGTCGAAGAAAGCAACCGTTAGAAAAATTTGCTTTAGAAAGTTTAAATATGCGTGGTACCTTAGGTGAAGAAGGAATTATTTGGGCATTAGTAGAAGCGGCAGATTCAACTCTCCACAGAGTATCTATTGGCAGCTATTTAGGCTTGTATAACGGTCGAATTACCAATGTCGGCCAAGAAGAAATAATAATAGTAGAATTGATTCCAGATGGCGCAGGCTGTTGGGTTGAACGAGAAACAACTGTTTCTATGGTTGAGCCGGATCAAGAGGGGTAA
- the pilO gene encoding type IV pilus inner membrane component PilO — translation MDLDLSQFDNLDLNNIGQWPKAAKIILAIVLVAFVSYFVYYLLVSDKLVELEREAAQESKLKTDYQAKYFVAANLELFREQMLEAEELFSKQIKRLPESHETPGLLDDITFVGTTSRLDFVKLNWQPEIQQEFYTELPIEVRVTGAYHDFGEFVSKISGLPRIVTLHDFSIVGDDNGFENSLTLTLQAKTYKYREGK, via the coding sequence ATGGATTTAGATCTTTCCCAATTTGATAATCTTGACCTGAATAATATTGGTCAATGGCCAAAAGCGGCAAAAATAATACTTGCCATTGTTTTGGTCGCTTTCGTTTCTTACTTTGTTTATTACCTGTTAGTAAGTGATAAACTTGTTGAGCTGGAACGTGAAGCGGCACAAGAAAGTAAATTAAAGACCGATTACCAGGCCAAGTACTTTGTTGCTGCTAATTTAGAGTTGTTCAGAGAGCAAATGCTTGAAGCGGAAGAATTATTTTCTAAGCAAATTAAACGCTTGCCTGAAAGTCATGAAACCCCTGGATTACTTGATGATATTACTTTTGTTGGTACTACCAGCCGCCTAGATTTTGTTAAGTTAAATTGGCAGCCAGAAATTCAACAAGAATTCTATACTGAATTACCGATAGAGGTGAGAGTTACTGGTGCCTATCACGACTTTGGTGAATTCGTAAGTAAGATTTCAGGGTTACCGCGTATTGTAACCTTGCATGATTTTTCTATTGTTGGTGATGACAATGGCTTTGAAAATTCATTAACGCTAACACTGCAAGCTAAAACGTATAAGTACAGGGAGGGTAAATAA
- a CDS encoding PilN domain-containing protein, which yields MPHINLLPWREETQRLRQQQYFSILTFLALISFLVVFLISQFYQAKIDGQRARNQFLTNEIKVLDARIAEIKTLEEKKKDLIQRMTLIEQLQKSRNVGTQVLDEIAKIVPSGVYIVKLEKQGNELLIQGKSESNNHLANMIREIQSSNLLADAELESITNSSKSSKLLSDFKMSLRIQGLLDSEQISNAGGR from the coding sequence ATGCCACATATAAATCTATTGCCTTGGCGTGAAGAAACTCAGCGTTTAAGGCAGCAACAATATTTTTCAATACTAACGTTTTTAGCACTAATCAGCTTTTTGGTTGTATTTTTAATCAGCCAGTTTTATCAGGCAAAAATTGATGGTCAACGTGCTCGTAATCAATTCTTAACCAATGAAATTAAAGTTCTAGATGCCCGGATTGCTGAAATTAAAACTCTGGAAGAGAAGAAAAAAGATTTAATACAACGTATGACGTTGATCGAACAATTACAGAAGAGTCGTAATGTTGGTACGCAAGTGCTTGATGAAATTGCTAAAATTGTTCCGTCAGGGGTTTATATAGTTAAGCTTGAAAAACAAGGCAATGAGTTGTTGATACAAGGTAAAAGTGAATCGAATAACCATCTTGCCAATATGATCCGTGAAATTCAAAGTTCAAACTTATTGGCCGATGCAGAGCTTGAATCTATTACCAATTCAAGTAAATCAAGCAAACTGTTAAGTGATTTTAAAATGAGTTTACGTATTCAAGGTTTACTTGATAGCGAACAAATCAGCAATGCAGGAGGTCGATAA
- a CDS encoding pilus assembly protein PilM: protein MLSRLWNKNASKMVGIDIGSYSVKAVLISEDKNGYQLDAFSVEPMPKGAVVDRKVQDIEAVGAVIRKVRKKVLSAVQNAAVAVSGSTVITKIIYMDVSLNDDELASQIEIEADSLIPYPLDEVSLDFEKLDVNEADPSKVNVLLSAVRTETIEARVASLDAGGFHTKVVDVESYALSRASALCLPTLPDDAPEKVVAFIDIGATMTLFTVNEGNDTIYTRDQLFGSEQYTRSIVSYYNKTFEDAEKEKLSGDLPPTYTFEVLAPFQTTLIQQIRRAIQMYLTFSGKEKLDYLVISGGSAALENIQELLSAELGIHTVIANPFNDMAIGEQIDENVLAQIAPQLMVATGLALRSFSPCHI from the coding sequence ATGCTAAGTAGATTATGGAATAAAAATGCGTCTAAAATGGTCGGAATAGACATTGGATCTTATTCGGTCAAAGCTGTTCTTATTAGTGAAGATAAAAACGGTTACCAACTAGATGCATTTTCAGTAGAGCCTATGCCAAAAGGCGCTGTAGTCGATCGAAAAGTTCAAGATATTGAAGCGGTCGGGGCAGTAATTCGAAAAGTACGCAAAAAAGTACTTTCAGCTGTACAAAATGCAGCTGTTGCGGTTTCTGGTTCTACTGTTATTACTAAAATAATCTACATGGACGTGTCATTAAATGATGACGAATTAGCAAGCCAAATTGAGATTGAAGCTGATAGCTTAATCCCATATCCTCTCGATGAAGTTAGTCTTGATTTTGAAAAACTCGATGTTAATGAAGCCGACCCTAGTAAAGTCAATGTTTTATTAAGTGCTGTACGAACCGAAACTATCGAAGCTCGTGTTGCTTCTCTTGATGCTGGCGGATTTCACACCAAAGTTGTTGATGTTGAATCTTATGCCCTAAGTCGAGCTTCAGCACTATGCTTGCCAACGCTGCCAGATGATGCCCCGGAAAAAGTTGTAGCTTTTATTGATATTGGCGCAACCATGACTTTGTTTACCGTAAATGAAGGTAACGACACTATCTATACACGCGACCAACTATTCGGTAGCGAACAATATACTCGTTCTATTGTTTCTTATTATAATAAAACTTTCGAAGATGCTGAAAAAGAAAAATTAAGCGGAGATTTACCACCTACCTACACTTTTGAAGTGTTAGCGCCTTTTCAAACGACATTAATTCAACAAATTCGTCGTGCAATTCAAATGTATTTAACCTTTAGTGGTAAGGAAAAGCTTGATTACCTAGTGATTTCTGGTGGTAGCGCGGCACTTGAAAATATTCAAGAGCTACTCTCGGCGGAGCTTGGCATTCACACCGTCATTGCAAATCCATTCAATGATATGGCTATCGGTGAGCAAATAGATGAAAACGTCTTAGCCCAGATTGCACCTCAGTTAATGGTTGCTACTGGCCTTGCATTAAGGAGTTTTTCACCATGCCACATATAA
- a CDS encoding penicillin-binding protein 1A, producing the protein MQFFKRLTQLFLFGILLVSLIIGGFYLTMRSDLPSVEVLKDVQLQIPMQIYSSEGELISQFGTKRRIPVELKDMPQQLINAVLATEDNRFYEHFGVDPIGMTRAIIGQITGNDAGGASTITMQTARNFFLTREQTYIRKIREIFISLHMEKLLSKDEILELYLNKIELSHRAFGVGAAAQVYYGKEINELTLAEIAVIAGLPKAPSTYNPISNPEKAKFRRTTVLQRMLVSGYISDAEYQQANNEEIHTKRHGVDIKLSAPYVAEMANKKALEMYGTEVAYGKGLKIYTTVQSDLQHAAKNAVISNIYAYDERHGYRGPIKRLWLNEADKAYLLASAKKRLSENDFEAYEQALIKISNKQPDAEDIADHLNKVPVYNDLLVALVTHVEEQHAQVQLNNGDIGTIDWQGMSWARAYLDDKTQGKAPKLAQQILTSGDVIYVKATTDNVYRLSQLPEVSAGIVAISPDTGAILASVGGYSFSQSQFNRITQANRQVGSNIKPFVYSAALANGYTLATIVNDAPINQWDKRSGFAWRPKNSPAVYEGPLRVRIGLAKSKNVMSVRLLRGMKLSTLIKHLGKFGFNQSALPKNESIALGSASMTPMQVVTGFSAFANQGYLVEPYIIDRIEDADGEVIYQAQPKVACYECEVAQAEYANSFDASDDIDVEMITTPLAPRIISRENAFLVTEAMNGVIWGGGGDWSKGTGWSGTGWRAKTLNRRDIAGKTGTTNESKDAWFSGFSRRIAASSWIGFDDPSRNLGRTNVNSNLGRNQTAGGEAGANAAQPSWIKFMEVALTKYDPEAFLQPDNIVSIRIDKLTGKRTNQTNRSSRFEYFIKGSEPTEWVDKDNIEQIIESQEESIEEEELF; encoded by the coding sequence GTGCAATTTTTCAAACGTTTAACGCAATTATTTCTCTTCGGCATTCTTCTTGTCAGCCTAATTATAGGCGGCTTCTACCTTACCATGCGCAGTGACCTTCCCAGTGTTGAAGTGCTAAAAGATGTTCAATTACAAATACCAATGCAAATTTATAGTAGCGAAGGCGAACTCATTTCACAATTTGGCACAAAAAGACGAATTCCGGTCGAGTTGAAAGATATGCCACAGCAACTCATAAATGCCGTATTAGCGACTGAAGACAACCGCTTTTATGAACATTTTGGTGTGGATCCTATCGGTATGACACGCGCTATTATAGGCCAAATTACCGGTAACGATGCCGGTGGAGCCAGTACTATTACGATGCAAACTGCACGAAATTTCTTTTTAACACGCGAGCAAACCTATATTCGAAAAATACGAGAAATTTTCATCTCTTTGCATATGGAAAAGCTGTTAAGCAAAGACGAAATTTTAGAACTGTACCTCAATAAAATCGAATTAAGCCATCGCGCTTTTGGCGTAGGTGCTGCTGCCCAGGTTTATTACGGTAAAGAAATAAATGAACTTACCTTAGCTGAAATTGCGGTGATCGCCGGCTTACCAAAAGCGCCAAGCACATATAACCCAATTAGTAACCCTGAGAAAGCCAAGTTTCGTCGCACCACAGTATTACAACGTATGTTAGTAAGTGGTTACATCTCCGATGCAGAATACCAACAGGCAAACAACGAAGAAATTCATACTAAAAGGCACGGCGTAGATATTAAGCTAAGTGCGCCTTATGTTGCTGAAATGGCCAATAAAAAAGCACTGGAAATGTATGGCACTGAAGTCGCTTATGGTAAAGGCTTAAAGATATATACCACGGTGCAATCAGACCTGCAACACGCAGCTAAAAACGCTGTTATCAGTAATATATATGCATATGATGAACGTCACGGCTATCGCGGTCCAATTAAGCGTCTATGGCTTAATGAAGCTGATAAAGCTTATTTATTAGCAAGTGCGAAAAAGCGTTTAAGTGAGAATGACTTTGAAGCTTACGAACAAGCTTTAATTAAAATCAGCAATAAACAACCTGATGCAGAAGACATAGCTGACCATTTAAACAAGGTTCCTGTTTATAACGATTTGCTTGTTGCCTTAGTCACCCACGTTGAGGAACAGCATGCACAAGTTCAACTTAACAATGGTGATATTGGCACGATTGATTGGCAAGGTATGTCTTGGGCAAGAGCCTATCTTGATGATAAAACTCAAGGTAAAGCACCTAAGCTAGCCCAGCAAATTCTCACCAGCGGTGATGTTATCTATGTTAAGGCGACTACAGATAACGTCTATCGATTAAGCCAGTTACCTGAGGTTTCTGCTGGTATTGTTGCTATTTCACCAGATACAGGCGCTATTTTAGCCAGTGTTGGTGGTTACAGTTTCAGCCAAAGCCAATTTAACCGGATAACCCAAGCGAACCGTCAAGTGGGCTCTAATATCAAGCCATTCGTATATTCTGCAGCCCTCGCCAATGGCTATACCTTAGCCACTATTGTTAATGATGCACCAATTAATCAGTGGGATAAACGATCAGGTTTTGCCTGGCGACCAAAAAACTCTCCTGCCGTTTATGAAGGACCACTACGAGTAAGAATAGGTTTAGCCAAGTCTAAAAACGTTATGTCTGTCCGCTTATTACGTGGCATGAAATTAAGCACATTAATTAAACATTTAGGCAAATTTGGATTTAATCAATCCGCGTTACCAAAAAATGAATCAATTGCTCTGGGCTCAGCTTCAATGACACCTATGCAGGTTGTTACTGGCTTTTCAGCTTTTGCCAACCAAGGTTATTTAGTAGAGCCTTATATTATTGACCGAATTGAAGATGCTGATGGGGAAGTTATTTATCAAGCCCAGCCGAAGGTTGCTTGCTATGAATGTGAAGTTGCACAAGCAGAGTATGCCAATAGCTTCGATGCCAGTGATGATATTGATGTTGAAATGATCACTACTCCTTTAGCTCCTAGAATTATTAGCCGAGAAAATGCTTTCTTAGTTACCGAAGCGATGAATGGTGTTATTTGGGGCGGTGGTGGTGACTGGTCCAAAGGTACAGGTTGGAGCGGTACAGGTTGGCGTGCAAAAACGCTGAACCGTCGAGATATAGCAGGAAAAACTGGTACAACCAATGAATCTAAAGATGCCTGGTTTAGTGGTTTTAGTCGTAGAATTGCAGCAAGCTCTTGGATTGGCTTTGATGATCCGAGTCGTAATTTAGGTCGGACCAATGTGAATAGTAATTTAGGTAGAAACCAAACTGCAGGCGGCGAAGCTGGGGCAAATGCCGCCCAACCTTCATGGATTAAATTTATGGAAGTTGCCTTAACTAAGTATGATCCTGAAGCATTTTTGCAACCAGACAATATAGTCTCCATTCGTATCGATAAGTTAACAGGTAAAAGAACCAATCAAACCAATAGAAGCTCAAGGTTTGAGTACTTTATTAAAGGGTCAGAGCCAACCGAGTGGGTTGATAAAGATAATATTGAACAGATAATAGAAAGCCAGGAAGAATCAATCGAAGAAGAAGAGTTGTTCTAA
- a CDS encoding DUF481 domain-containing protein — protein sequence MKYKLLALSIALSSTAAIAEEEVKIWSGDVDFGYTNLTGNTEETTTSGKVHVLRESAPWKYVAHFETLYSESNDEKSAERWGAFTRLEYNFTEKNYVFGRISYDEDKFSGYDSQSTATAGLGWNLIESEDMDWDFETGVGYRSAKVEDPLVAEDEEETIVRLSTLFSWKFSPTASFVQLLSTEIGEENTISLSESALKVQVIGQLSLKLSYIVKHTEEVPVDTEDTDTETVVSVTYSF from the coding sequence ATGAAATATAAACTGTTAGCGCTAAGCATAGCGTTAAGTAGCACAGCAGCGATAGCTGAAGAAGAAGTTAAGATTTGGTCGGGAGATGTAGATTTTGGTTACACTAACCTAACAGGTAATACTGAAGAAACAACCACCAGTGGTAAAGTTCATGTTTTACGTGAAAGTGCGCCGTGGAAATATGTTGCTCATTTCGAAACCTTATATTCTGAAAGTAATGATGAAAAAAGTGCTGAGCGTTGGGGTGCATTCACCCGCTTAGAGTATAATTTTACTGAAAAAAACTATGTTTTTGGACGTATATCGTACGATGAAGATAAATTCAGTGGTTATGATTCACAAAGTACAGCAACTGCTGGTCTTGGTTGGAATTTGATCGAATCTGAAGACATGGATTGGGATTTTGAAACCGGTGTTGGTTATCGTTCGGCTAAAGTTGAAGATCCATTAGTAGCGGAAGATGAAGAAGAAACCATAGTACGACTATCGACATTATTTAGCTGGAAATTTTCACCTACAGCCTCTTTCGTACAATTATTAAGTACTGAAATTGGTGAAGAGAATACTATTAGTCTTTCAGAGTCGGCACTTAAAGTTCAAGTGATCGGCCAGTTATCTTTAAAATTAAGTTACATAGTTAAACATACTGAAGAAGTACCGGTTGATACCGAAGACACTGACACTGAAACCGTAGTAAGTGTCACTTACTCATTTTAA
- the exaC gene encoding acetaldehyde dehydrogenase ExaC: MIYAAPGTDKAVMSFKSRYQNYIGGKWVEPRNGQYFDNISPVNGEVICQIPRSDGDDIELALDAAHQAKEAWGTTSVTERSNILLKIADRIEQNIELLAIAETWDNGKAVRETLAADIPLAVDHFRYFAGCLRAQEGSLAELDEKTVSYHFHEPLGVVGQIIPWNFPILMAAWKLAPALAGGNCIILKPAEQTPASILVLMELIEDLLPAGVLNIVNGFGPEAGQALASSKRIAKIAFTGSTPVGEKILQCAAANIIPSTVELGGKSPNIFFEDVLDFEDEYLSKCIEGAVLAYFNQGEVCTCPSRLFVHEKIYDKFIAKVIERTKLITRGNPLDTNTMVGAQASKQQFDKILSYIEIGKEEGAEVLMGGNIEQLGEDLDNGFYIQPTLLKGTNEMRVFQEEIFGPVISLTTFKDEAEVLALANSSEFGLGAGVWSRDMNRSYRMGRKIQAGRVWTNCYHMYPAHAAFGGYKKSGVGRETHKVALEHYQQTKNLLVSYDVNPLGFF; this comes from the coding sequence ATGATTTATGCAGCACCAGGCACAGATAAAGCGGTAATGAGCTTTAAATCTCGTTATCAAAACTACATTGGTGGCAAATGGGTAGAGCCTAGAAACGGTCAATATTTTGATAATATTAGCCCGGTAAATGGTGAAGTGATATGCCAAATACCTCGTTCAGATGGCGATGATATTGAGCTAGCACTCGACGCCGCACATCAAGCAAAAGAGGCTTGGGGCACAACATCTGTTACGGAACGCTCAAATATTCTGCTTAAAATAGCCGATCGTATCGAGCAAAATATTGAATTACTCGCGATTGCCGAAACATGGGATAACGGCAAAGCTGTACGAGAAACCCTAGCGGCAGATATTCCATTAGCAGTTGATCATTTTCGCTACTTTGCCGGTTGTTTACGTGCGCAAGAAGGCTCATTAGCTGAATTGGACGAAAAAACGGTTTCTTATCATTTTCACGAGCCACTTGGTGTGGTTGGGCAAATCATTCCGTGGAATTTTCCTATTCTAATGGCTGCCTGGAAACTGGCGCCAGCCCTTGCTGGTGGTAACTGCATAATACTTAAACCGGCAGAACAAACTCCGGCATCTATCTTAGTTCTGATGGAGTTAATTGAAGATCTGTTACCCGCAGGTGTGCTGAATATTGTGAATGGTTTTGGCCCTGAAGCCGGGCAGGCGTTAGCCAGTAGTAAGCGTATAGCTAAAATAGCGTTTACAGGTTCAACTCCCGTTGGTGAAAAAATTCTCCAATGCGCTGCGGCAAACATTATCCCTTCAACGGTTGAACTAGGTGGTAAGTCGCCAAATATATTTTTTGAAGATGTGTTGGATTTTGAAGACGAATATTTAAGTAAATGTATTGAAGGCGCAGTGCTCGCTTATTTTAATCAGGGAGAGGTTTGTACCTGTCCATCTCGGTTATTTGTTCATGAAAAAATATACGATAAGTTTATCGCCAAAGTGATTGAACGAACAAAGTTAATCACTCGTGGTAATCCTTTGGATACTAACACCATGGTGGGAGCGCAAGCGTCTAAGCAGCAGTTTGATAAAATATTAAGCTATATAGAAATTGGCAAAGAAGAAGGTGCCGAAGTATTAATGGGCGGTAATATTGAGCAGCTAGGTGAAGACTTAGACAATGGTTTTTATATTCAACCTACATTGTTAAAAGGTACTAATGAAATGCGCGTATTCCAAGAAGAAATTTTTGGACCGGTTATTTCGTTAACAACGTTTAAAGATGAAGCCGAAGTGTTAGCTTTAGCCAATAGCTCTGAATTTGGTTTAGGTGCTGGTGTGTGGAGCAGAGATATGAATCGCTCTTACCGTATGGGCAGAAAAATACAAGCTGGCCGAGTGTGGACTAATTGTTATCACATGTACCCTGCACATGCAGCGTTTGGCGGTTATAAAAAATCGGGTGTCGGTCGAGAAACCCATAAAGTTGCGTTAGAGCATTATCAACAAACTAAAAATCTATTGGTGAGCTATGATGTAAATCCATTAGGGTTCTTTTAG
- a CDS encoding AraC family transcriptional regulator has translation MLKELVEHKRRLPNVLVENKISFAGPESELSIYDTYQQASRVKLKSDQLLFCGMVTGKKIMHAENDYYHSDFFPHESFIMAPSQEVEIDFPTADLNNPTTCLAIEISKERVNQVADKLNSSMAKQEVFGHWQYNEQLVHTHHNAETQALLSRIVEIYTENHQDRSYMIDLAVSELTIRLLRHQSRDFILSFSGQEPDNNGLNAALNYMVKHINETLDVDHLCRLACMSRTKFFHNFKVNLGCSPIAFQQQIRLKQAAMLIKSGLQITHVCFELGFSSTSHFSRSFKLFHGLSPSQYKARSDQK, from the coding sequence ATGCTCAAGGAACTCGTTGAACATAAGCGAAGGTTACCCAACGTACTGGTTGAAAATAAAATCAGTTTTGCCGGCCCCGAATCTGAGCTTAGTATTTATGATACTTATCAACAGGCTTCCCGAGTAAAGCTAAAATCAGATCAATTACTTTTTTGTGGTATGGTAACGGGGAAAAAAATCATGCATGCCGAGAATGATTATTATCACAGTGACTTTTTCCCCCATGAATCTTTCATTATGGCACCAAGCCAAGAGGTAGAGATTGATTTTCCGACTGCAGACCTTAACAACCCGACAACATGTTTAGCGATAGAAATATCAAAAGAACGGGTTAATCAAGTAGCCGATAAATTGAATTCATCAATGGCAAAGCAAGAGGTATTTGGTCATTGGCAATACAATGAACAACTTGTGCATACTCATCACAATGCAGAAACGCAGGCATTATTAAGTCGTATTGTTGAAATTTATACTGAAAACCATCAAGATCGTAGTTATATGATTGACCTGGCTGTGTCAGAATTGACAATTCGCTTATTACGTCATCAAAGCCGAGATTTCATTCTATCATTCTCTGGGCAAGAGCCTGATAATAATGGTTTAAATGCAGCACTTAATTATATGGTTAAGCATATCAACGAAACCTTAGATGTTGATCACTTATGTCGGTTAGCCTGTATGAGTCGAACTAAATTTTTTCACAACTTTAAAGTTAACCTTGGTTGTAGCCCCATTGCCTTTCAACAACAAATACGCTTGAAACAAGCGGCGATGCTGATTAAAAGCGGTCTACAAATTACTCATGTTTGTTTTGAACTGGGTTTCTCAAGCACTAGCCACTTTAGCCGTAGCTTTAAGCTATTCCACGGTTTAAGCCCGAGCCAATATAAAGCCAGATCTGATCAAAAGTAA
- the argH gene encoding argininosuccinate lyase — protein MAALWGGRFKSGSSDIFKAFNDSLPFDYVLAQQDIKGSIGWSKAIQKAGVLTVEEQQKMEQALLDLAEKVESGDVDFSEATAEDIHSWVESELIEVIGDTARKLHTGRSRNDQVSTDLRLWSREQTDVVLNMLKTCVQQLINLADNNKQHILPGYTHLQRAQPVRFAHWCMAYVEMLKRDISRLEDARKRMNQSPLGCGALAGTTYPIDRVELAHSLGFDGPCMNSLDAVSDRDYVLELLFAASTGMMHLSRFSEDLIFFNSGEANFITLGDQVTSGSSLMPQKKNPDALELIRGKCGRVYGSLQALLVTLKGLPLAYNKDMQEDKQGLFDALEQWLSCLVMAVEVVNSIELNSAECQKAARGGYANATELADYLVGKGVPFRTAHDITGSAVLYAINQGEPLESLRLDEFKQFSPLIEADVYPVLELEYLVDKRNILGGTGIEPVQKVIDSNRRQFGTANYVVRDAKLTDLRAIVKLVNYWSSREENLPRKEDDLIKSIRDFAVIEVNGQVCACAALYIYSTGLAEIRSLGVSINHQGKGYGQQLCQYLLGRAKEMALLKVFVLTRKPTFFEKLDFIPGDKDSLPEKVMKDCDLCPKQDNCDEEALMYNLSEHNLPQILGSIEVVES, from the coding sequence ATGGCAGCATTATGGGGTGGCCGTTTTAAGTCGGGCAGCAGTGATATCTTTAAAGCATTTAACGATTCTCTGCCGTTTGACTATGTCTTGGCTCAACAAGATATTAAAGGTTCTATTGGTTGGTCGAAAGCGATTCAAAAAGCTGGTGTATTGACCGTTGAAGAACAACAGAAAATGGAACAAGCGTTACTGGACTTGGCTGAAAAAGTGGAATCTGGAGACGTTGATTTTAGCGAGGCAACAGCTGAAGATATCCACAGTTGGGTTGAGTCAGAGCTAATCGAAGTTATTGGTGACACTGCTCGTAAACTCCATACTGGTCGCAGCCGTAATGATCAAGTTTCTACTGATTTACGTTTATGGTCGCGTGAACAAACCGATGTTGTTTTGAATATGCTAAAAACCTGCGTACAGCAGTTAATTAATTTAGCCGATAACAACAAACAGCATATATTGCCGGGTTATACTCATTTGCAACGTGCTCAGCCGGTACGTTTTGCGCACTGGTGTATGGCGTATGTTGAAATGCTTAAACGTGATATTTCACGTCTTGAAGATGCACGTAAACGTATGAACCAGTCGCCGTTAGGCTGTGGTGCATTGGCAGGTACAACCTATCCAATAGATCGAGTTGAGTTAGCTCATTCATTAGGTTTTGATGGCCCGTGTATGAACTCGCTTGATGCGGTATCTGATCGAGATTACGTGTTAGAGCTATTGTTTGCTGCCAGCACTGGCATGATGCATTTATCACGTTTTTCAGAAGATTTAATTTTCTTTAACTCCGGCGAAGCTAATTTTATTACGTTAGGCGATCAGGTAACGTCTGGTAGTTCTTTAATGCCGCAAAAGAAAAACCCTGATGCGTTAGAGCTTATACGCGGTAAATGTGGCCGAGTATATGGTTCATTGCAAGCGTTGCTAGTTACACTTAAAGGCTTACCTCTTGCATACAACAAAGATATGCAAGAAGACAAACAAGGCCTGTTTGATGCGTTAGAGCAATGGCTATCTTGTTTAGTCATGGCCGTAGAAGTTGTGAACTCAATTGAACTAAACAGTGCCGAATGTCAAAAAGCTGCGCGTGGCGGTTATGCAAATGCAACTGAGCTTGCTGATTACCTAGTAGGTAAAGGCGTACCATTTAGAACTGCGCACGATATTACCGGGTCTGCTGTTCTTTATGCCATTAATCAAGGTGAGCCATTAGAGAGTTTACGACTTGATGAATTTAAGCAATTTTCGCCATTAATTGAAGCTGATGTTTATCCCGTTCTAGAACTGGAGTATTTAGTTGATAAACGTAACATCCTTGGTGGTACCGGTATTGAGCCGGTGCAAAAAGTGATTGATAGCAATCGCCGCCAGTTTGGCACTGCCAACTATGTAGTTAGGGACGCGAAACTTACTGATTTACGCGCAATAGTTAAGCTTGTTAATTACTGGTCTTCGCGCGAAGAAAACTTACCTCGTAAAGAAGATGACTTAATTAAGAGTATTCGTGACTTTGCGGTAATAGAAGTTAACGGTCAAGTTTGTGCTTGTGCAGCGCTTTATATTTACAGTACTGGTTTAGCTGAAATACGCTCATTAGGAGTAAGCATTAACCATCAAGGCAAAGGCTATGGACAGCAGTTATGTCAATACTTATTAGGCAGAGCCAAAGAAATGGCATTATTAAAAGTATTTGTATTAACTCGTAAGCCAACCTTCTTTGAAAAATTAGACTTTATTCCTGGAGATAAAGACTCTTTACCAGAGAAAGTAATGAAAGATTGTGATTTATGTCCTAAGCAAGATAACTGCGATGAAGAAGCGTTAATGTACAACTTAAGTGAGCATAACCTGCCACAAATATTAGGTAGTATTGAAGTAGTTGAAAGTTAA